In Apteryx mantelli isolate bAptMan1 chromosome 18, bAptMan1.hap1, whole genome shotgun sequence, a single window of DNA contains:
- the OSBPL2 gene encoding oxysterol-binding protein-related protein 2, which produces MNSEEEFYDAVTGFDSDNSSGDFSEANHKAAEMLDLDPHQSNRTGKHNGETEIQENGIKRHRTSLPAPMFSRSDFSVWSILKKCIGLELSKITMPIVFNEPLSFLQRITEYMEHIYLINKACSHADPVERMQAVAAFAVSAVASQWERTGKPFNPLLGETYELTREDLGFRFISEQVSHHPPISAFYSEGLNKDFVFHGSIYPKLKFWGKSIEAEPRGTITLELLKHNEAYTWTNPTCCVHNVIIGKLWLEQYGTVEIVNHSTGDKCVLNFKPCGLFGKELHKVEGYIQDKNKKKLCMIYGKWTECLWCTDPTAYEAYKKNEKRGGEQKKPKPSEDVIKSENDEADDMPEVQDTVQFIPGSKLLWRINCRPPNSSQMYNFTSFAVSLNELEKGMEAILAPTDCRLRPDIRNMEDGNMDLASKEKERLEEKQRAARKERAKDEVEWQTRWFHQGTNPYTGTPDWLYSGGYFDRNFSDCPDIY; this is translated from the exons gctttGATTCTGACAATTCTTCAGGGGACTTTTCAGAAGCAAATCATAAAGCTGCAGAAATGCTTGATCTAGATCCACACCAAAGCAATAGGACTGGAAAACATAATGGAGAGACAGAGATTCAAGAAAATGGAATTAAGAGACACAG GACATCATTACCTGCCCCGATGTTTTCTAGAAGTGATTTTAGTGTGTGgagcatattaaaaaaatgcattggaCTG GAGCTGTCTAAAATTACGATGCCCATTGTCTTCAATGAACCATTGAGTTTCCTTCAACGGATAACGGAGTATATGGAACATATATACCTCATTAATAAGGCTTGTAGTCATGCAGATCCCGTGGAAAGAATGCAG GCTGTAGCTGCTTTTGCAGTTTCTGCTGTAGCTTCTCAGTGGGAGAGAACTGGCAAACCATTTAACCCACTTCTAGGAGAAACCTATGAATTAACAAG ggaggaTTTAGGTTTTAGGTTTATATCTGAGCAAGTCAGCCACCACCCACCTATTAGTGCATTTTATTCTGAAGGCCTCAATAAGGACTTTGTTTTTCATGGATCAATCTACCCCAAACTAAAATTCTGGGGGAAGAGTATAGAAGCTGAGCCTCGGGGAACAATTACTTTGGAGCTGCTAAA ACATAATGAAGCTTACACATGGACAAATCCAACTTGTTGTGTACATAATGTAATTATTGGTAAACTGTGGTTAGAACAATATGGAACGGTAGAAATTGTAAATCACAG TACTGGAGATAAATGTGTCCTTAATTTTAAACCATGTGGACTGTTTGGGAAAGAGCTTCACAAAGTAGAGGGATACATTCAGGACAAAAA CAAAAAGAAGCTGTGTATGATCTATGGCAAGTGGACAGAATGCTTATGGTGCACTGATCCCACCGCATATGAAGCttacaaaaagaatgaaaagagagGTGGTGAGCAAAAGAAACCGAAGCCG AGTGAAGATGTTATTAAATCTGAAAATGATGAGGCTGATGATATGCCAGAGGTTCAAGACACAGTGCAGTTCATACCAGGCAGTAAATTGCTTTGGAGAATAAATTGTAGGCCACCAAACTCATCACAG atGTACAATTTCACCAGTTTTGCTGTGAGTCTCAATGAGCTAGAAAAGGGTATGGAAGCAATATTAGCTCCTACTGACTGTCGGCTGCGTCCGGATATCAGAAACATGGAAGACGGAAACATGG ATCTGGCtagcaaggaaaaagagagactAGAAGAGAAACAGAGAGCTGCTCGCAAGGAGCGTGCAAAAGATGAAGTGGAGTGGCAAACACG ATGGTTTCATCAAGGCACTAACCCATACACTGGGACTCCAGATTGGCTGTACTCAGGTGGCTATTTTGATAGAAATTTCTCAGACTGTCCAGACATATACTGA